A single region of the Duganella sp. BuS-21 genome encodes:
- a CDS encoding indolepyruvate ferredoxin oxidoreductase family protein: MNAPQKGLQLDPSLSPDEITLDDKWTLERGRAFMTGTQALIRLPMMQRERDVKAGLNTAGYITGYRGSPVTSVDMTAMKAKKHLDAHHVKFHPGMNEDLAATAVWGTQQTNLFQDAKYDGVFSMWYGKGPGVDRCGDVFKHANNAGSAKNGGVLVLAGDDHAAKSSSTAHQSDHILNACGIPVLYPSSVQEYIDYGLHAWAMSRYTGLWVSMKCVTDIIESGAVVDFDPERVQIELPTDFELPEGGLNIRWPDAVLDMEVRMNSYKWYAALAYCRANKLNKIIWDSPKPKIGIITAGKSYLDTRQALADLGIDEQAAADIGIRLYKIGMTWPLEADGVHEFAKGLDEILVVEEKRQILEYALKEELYNLPDGQRPRVVGKFDDTGEWSNKGKTGHGDWLLPATYELNPAQIARAIASRIAHYCKDHPVAKRVQERIAFLEAKELALKTLPAKGNPQTDRTPFFCSGCPHNSSTKVPEGSRALAGIGCHYMVLWMDRETSTFTHMGAEGVTWVGQAPFTNEKHVFTNLGDGTYFHSGILAIRAAVAAKVNITYKILFNDAVAMTGGQQFDGPLDPGMISRQIAAEGVTPIIVVTDEPDKYPADYKWAEGVTVRHRSELMDVQRELRDKPGVSAMIYDQTCASEKRRRRKRNEYPDPAKRAVINEAVCEGCGDCSVQSNCLSVEPLETDLGRKRQINQSSCNKDFSCTTGFCPSFVTVEGGALKKPKKAAVGEGPVVELPSPVLPSTETPFGILITGIGGTGVVTVGQILAVAAHVAGKGAIVLDMSGLAQKGGPVMSHVRLANRQSDLHSTRVGTGSADLVIGCDLIVTASRDALSRMGEGRTHAMINSTGSSTAAFVKNPDWQFPDASSRGEIIRACGTEMVDFVDAGQIATALMGDSIATNMFMLGYAFQKGHVPLSEAALVKAIELNGVSVAFNKAAFNWGRTAAHDLASVTKLTAPAKVIEFKRIQTLDDIIAKRVELLTAYQDANYAKQYKSFVDRVRAEEAKLGKSTRLSEAVARYYYKLMAYKDEYEVARLYTDGALQQKIAGMFDGDIKLKFHLAPPLLAKHDAQGHLIKKEFGPWMMKAFGVLAKFKGLRGTALDVFGYTEERKMERALIAEYCQTVGGLLPKLTADNLPQAVAIASIPEDIRGYGHVKERHLKAAKQKEATLLATFDKPAAATHAA, from the coding sequence ATGAATGCACCTCAAAAGGGCCTGCAACTAGATCCGTCCCTATCCCCGGACGAGATCACCCTTGACGACAAATGGACCCTGGAACGCGGCCGCGCCTTCATGACCGGCACCCAGGCCCTGATCCGCCTGCCGATGATGCAGCGCGAGCGCGATGTGAAAGCGGGCCTCAACACCGCAGGCTACATCACCGGTTATCGCGGTTCGCCCGTCACCAGCGTCGACATGACGGCCATGAAGGCCAAGAAGCACCTCGACGCGCACCACGTCAAATTCCATCCCGGGATGAACGAAGACCTCGCGGCCACCGCCGTCTGGGGCACGCAGCAGACCAACCTGTTCCAGGACGCCAAATACGACGGCGTGTTCTCCATGTGGTACGGCAAAGGCCCCGGCGTCGACCGCTGCGGCGACGTCTTCAAGCATGCCAACAACGCCGGCTCGGCGAAGAACGGCGGTGTGCTGGTATTGGCGGGCGACGACCACGCGGCCAAGTCCTCCTCCACCGCGCACCAGTCGGACCACATCCTGAACGCCTGCGGCATTCCGGTGCTGTACCCATCGTCGGTGCAGGAATACATCGACTACGGCCTGCATGCCTGGGCCATGAGTCGTTACACCGGCCTGTGGGTATCGATGAAATGCGTCACCGACATCATCGAATCGGGCGCCGTGGTGGACTTCGATCCGGAGCGCGTGCAGATCGAGCTGCCGACCGACTTCGAGCTGCCGGAAGGCGGCCTGAATATCCGCTGGCCGGACGCGGTGCTGGACATGGAAGTCCGCATGAACAGCTATAAGTGGTACGCCGCGCTGGCTTACTGCCGCGCGAATAAGCTGAACAAGATCATCTGGGATTCGCCGAAACCGAAGATCGGTATCATCACCGCCGGCAAATCGTATCTCGACACGCGCCAGGCGCTGGCCGACCTGGGCATCGACGAGCAGGCCGCCGCCGACATCGGCATCCGCCTGTACAAAATCGGCATGACCTGGCCGCTGGAAGCGGACGGCGTACACGAATTCGCCAAAGGGCTGGACGAAATCCTGGTGGTGGAAGAGAAGCGCCAGATCCTCGAATACGCGCTGAAGGAAGAGCTGTACAACCTGCCGGACGGCCAGCGTCCGCGCGTGGTCGGCAAGTTCGACGACACCGGCGAATGGAGCAACAAGGGCAAGACCGGCCACGGCGACTGGCTGCTGCCGGCCACCTATGAACTGAATCCGGCGCAGATCGCGCGCGCCATCGCCTCGCGCATCGCGCACTACTGCAAGGACCATCCGGTGGCCAAGCGTGTGCAGGAGCGCATCGCCTTTCTGGAAGCGAAAGAACTGGCGCTGAAAACCCTGCCGGCCAAAGGCAATCCGCAGACCGACCGCACGCCGTTCTTCTGCTCCGGCTGCCCGCACAACTCCTCGACCAAGGTGCCGGAAGGTTCGCGCGCGCTGGCCGGCATCGGCTGCCACTACATGGTGCTGTGGATGGACCGCGAAACCTCCACCTTCACCCACATGGGCGCGGAAGGCGTGACGTGGGTAGGGCAGGCGCCGTTCACCAACGAGAAGCACGTGTTCACCAACCTTGGCGACGGCACTTACTTCCACTCGGGCATACTGGCGATCCGCGCGGCGGTGGCGGCCAAGGTCAACATCACCTACAAGATTTTGTTCAACGACGCGGTGGCGATGACCGGCGGCCAGCAGTTCGACGGTCCGCTCGATCCGGGCATGATCTCGCGCCAGATCGCAGCCGAGGGCGTGACGCCGATCATCGTCGTCACCGACGAGCCGGACAAATACCCGGCCGATTACAAATGGGCGGAAGGCGTCACCGTGCGCCATCGCAGCGAATTGATGGACGTGCAGCGCGAACTGCGCGACAAGCCGGGCGTGTCGGCCATGATCTACGATCAGACCTGTGCGTCCGAGAAGCGCCGCCGCCGGAAGCGCAATGAGTATCCGGATCCAGCCAAGCGCGCGGTCATCAACGAAGCCGTGTGCGAAGGCTGCGGCGACTGTTCGGTGCAGTCCAACTGCCTGTCGGTGGAGCCGCTGGAAACGGACCTGGGGCGCAAGCGCCAGATCAACCAATCCTCGTGCAACAAGGACTTCTCCTGCACCACCGGTTTCTGCCCGAGCTTTGTGACGGTGGAAGGCGGCGCGTTGAAGAAACCGAAGAAAGCCGCCGTGGGCGAAGGCCCTGTGGTGGAGCTGCCGTCGCCGGTGCTGCCATCAACCGAAACGCCGTTCGGCATCCTCATCACCGGCATCGGCGGTACCGGCGTGGTGACGGTCGGCCAGATCCTGGCGGTGGCCGCGCACGTTGCCGGCAAGGGCGCGATTGTGCTCGACATGAGCGGCCTGGCGCAAAAGGGCGGTCCGGTCATGTCGCACGTGCGCCTGGCGAATCGCCAGAGCGATTTGCACTCGACCCGTGTCGGCACCGGCAGCGCCGACCTGGTGATCGGCTGCGATTTGATCGTCACCGCCTCGCGCGACGCCTTGTCGCGCATGGGTGAGGGACGCACGCACGCCATGATCAACTCGACCGGCTCCTCGACGGCCGCCTTCGTGAAAAACCCGGACTGGCAATTCCCTGACGCCAGCTCGCGCGGCGAAATCATCCGCGCCTGCGGCACCGAGATGGTCGACTTCGTCGATGCCGGCCAGATCGCCACGGCGCTGATGGGCGACTCCATCGCCACCAATATGTTCATGCTGGGCTACGCCTTCCAGAAAGGCCACGTCCCGCTGAGCGAAGCGGCGCTGGTGAAAGCGATTGAACTGAACGGCGTCTCGGTAGCGTTCAACAAGGCTGCGTTCAACTGGGGCCGCACGGCGGCACACGATCTGGCATCGGTAACGAAGCTGACCGCGCCGGCGAAAGTGATCGAATTCAAGCGCATCCAAACGCTGGATGACATCATCGCCAAGCGCGTGGAGCTGTTGACGGCATATCAGGACGCGAATTATGCTAAACAGTATAAATCGTTTGTCGACCGGGTCCGTGCGGAAGAGGCCAAGCTGGGCAAGAGCACTCGCCTGAGCGAGGCGGTAGCGCGCTACTACTACAAGCTGATGGCGTACAAGGACGAATACGAAGTCGCGCGGCTGTACACGGACGGCGCCTTACAGCAAAAAATCGCCGGCATGTTCGACGGCGACATCAAGCTGAAATTCCACCTGGCGCCGCCGCTGCTGGCCAAGCACGACGCGCAAGGTCACCTGATCAAGAAGGAATTCGGTCCATGGATGATGAAAGCGTTCGGCGTGCTGGCCAAATTCAAAGGCTTGCGCGGCACGGCGCTGGATGTTTTCGGCTACACGGAAGAGCGCAAGATGGAGCGCGCGCTGATCGCCGAGTACTGTCAGACGGTGGGCGGCCTGCTGCCTAAGCTAACAGCCGACAACCTGCCGCAAGCGGTGGCCATCGCCAGCATCCCGGAAGACATCCGCGGCTACGGCCATGTAAAAGAGCGCCACCTGAAGGCGGCGAAGCAGAAGGAAGCCACCCTGCTGGCCACCTTCGACAAGCCCGCCGCCGCAACACACGCGGCCTGA
- a CDS encoding MFS transporter, with protein sequence MNNKDIGAGMVTLLATATGLIVASLYYAQTLVGPISASTGLSPAAAGLIVTLTQIGYCIGLLFIVPLGDLLENRRLIFTGLLFTSAMLVLAAISSSAWMFLTAALGIGLGSVAAQIIVPFAAHLSAEATRGATVGKVVSGLLLGIMLSRPAASLIADATNWHVVFGGAAVVVLIVAFVLRAKLPQRAPSHSITYPRLLGSLWQLFLHTPLLRRRAAYHAGLFGSFSLFWTVAPLMLAGPSFHLSQTGIAIFALVGMAGAVASPIAGKLADAGHTLTATAVALTLGVIGFILPLIVPGSRDVALAVLVIASIVLDMGVAANLVLGQRAIFTLGAEVRSRLNGVYFALFFAGGALGSALGGWMFATHGWHAALLTGAAFNGAALLYWVTEYLGRTSQRKALA encoded by the coding sequence ATGAACAACAAAGATATCGGCGCCGGCATGGTCACCCTGCTGGCCACGGCGACAGGCCTGATCGTCGCCAGCCTGTACTACGCGCAAACACTGGTCGGCCCGATCAGCGCCTCCACCGGCCTCTCGCCGGCGGCGGCGGGGCTGATCGTCACCCTCACGCAGATCGGCTACTGTATCGGCCTGCTGTTCATCGTGCCGCTGGGCGACCTGCTGGAAAACCGCCGCCTGATCTTCACCGGCCTGCTGTTCACATCGGCCATGCTGGTGCTGGCCGCGATCAGCAGCAGCGCATGGATGTTCCTGACCGCCGCGCTGGGCATCGGCCTGGGTTCGGTAGCGGCGCAGATCATCGTGCCGTTCGCCGCCCACCTGTCGGCGGAAGCCACGCGCGGCGCCACGGTCGGCAAAGTGGTGAGCGGGCTGCTGCTGGGGATCATGCTGTCGCGCCCTGCGGCCAGCCTGATCGCGGACGCCACCAACTGGCACGTCGTCTTCGGCGGCGCCGCCGTGGTGGTGCTGATCGTCGCCTTCGTGCTGCGCGCCAAACTGCCGCAGCGCGCACCGAGCCACAGCATCACCTATCCCAGGCTGCTCGGCTCCTTGTGGCAGCTGTTCCTGCACACGCCGCTGCTGCGCCGCCGCGCCGCCTACCATGCGGGCCTGTTCGGTTCCTTCAGCTTGTTCTGGACCGTGGCGCCGCTGATGCTGGCCGGCCCCAGCTTCCACCTGTCGCAAACCGGCATCGCCATCTTCGCGCTGGTCGGCATGGCGGGCGCGGTGGCCTCCCCTATCGCCGGCAAACTGGCGGACGCCGGCCACACGCTGACGGCAACTGCCGTGGCGCTGACGCTGGGTGTGATTGGATTCATCCTGCCGCTGATCGTGCCGGGATCGCGCGACGTGGCGCTGGCGGTGCTGGTGATCGCATCGATCGTGCTGGACATGGGTGTGGCGGCCAACCTGGTACTGGGCCAGCGCGCCATCTTCACGCTCGGTGCGGAAGTGCGCAGCCGCCTGAATGGCGTCTACTTCGCGTTGTTCTTTGCCGGCGGCGCACTGGGATCGGCGCTGGGTGGCTGGATGTTCGCCACCCACGGCTGGCACGCCGCGCTGCTGACCGGAGCGGCCTTCAACGGCGCGGCGCTGCTGTACTGGGTGACCGAATACCTCGGCCGCACCAGCCAGCGCAAGGCGCTCGCTTAA
- a CDS encoding S41 family peptidase — protein sequence MTVAVLLAACGGGSSPPAQQPVVTPPVITPPVVTPPVVTPPETIPDDPPPVRADWLNLLNHCEAPRTGLQPNGLPYTDVQGTLQEEQRWLRAFINETYLWYSEVPTNLHMADYKTALAYFDVLKTPQITASGRAKDRFHFTYPTATWDAMSNNGVELTYGITWQRNTDANAKRMWAIALVEPGSPAALAGLRRGDTLLTVDGVAITDDSVAGTAALNAGLFPVGAGETHKLVVQRAGATLPVSLTSQNLAMAPVQDVKVIPTASGAVGYMQFYDHNAVSEAALVSAITTFKSAGVQDLVLDMRYNGGGLLSVAGELAYMIAGPEATSGKSFERLIANDKLNDRTPSRFPTTAAGLAPALLKKGTVLPYLGLKRVTVLTTPGTCSASESVINGLRGIDIEVNLIGGETCGKPYAFVPAPNCGTTYFAIQLQGVNDKGFGDYADGFKPTCAAVDDLAREVGDPSESLLATALSYRANGVCPVTPLRNRTPSGAMQLVRPQVKEISILGR from the coding sequence ATGACTGTCGCCGTGCTGCTTGCCGCGTGCGGCGGCGGTTCCAGCCCACCAGCACAGCAACCCGTGGTGACGCCGCCTGTCATTACGCCACCTGTCGTGACGCCACCCGTGGTGACGCCGCCGGAGACCATACCGGACGATCCGCCGCCGGTGCGCGCCGACTGGCTTAACCTGCTCAACCATTGCGAAGCACCGCGCACCGGCTTGCAGCCGAACGGCCTGCCATACACCGACGTCCAGGGCACGCTGCAGGAAGAGCAGCGCTGGCTGCGCGCCTTCATCAACGAAACCTATCTGTGGTACAGCGAAGTGCCGACCAATCTGCACATGGCGGACTACAAAACCGCGCTGGCCTACTTCGACGTGCTGAAGACACCGCAGATCACCGCCTCCGGCCGCGCCAAGGACCGCTTCCACTTCACCTATCCAACGGCGACCTGGGACGCCATGAGCAACAACGGCGTGGAACTCACCTACGGCATCACCTGGCAGCGCAATACCGATGCCAACGCCAAGCGCATGTGGGCGATCGCGCTGGTGGAGCCGGGATCGCCGGCCGCACTGGCCGGCCTGCGCCGGGGCGATACGCTGCTGACGGTCGACGGCGTCGCCATCACCGACGATTCCGTCGCCGGTACCGCCGCGTTGAACGCGGGCCTGTTCCCGGTCGGCGCCGGCGAGACGCACAAGCTGGTGGTGCAGCGCGCCGGCGCCACGCTGCCGGTGTCGCTGACGTCCCAGAACCTGGCCATGGCGCCGGTGCAGGACGTCAAAGTCATTCCGACCGCCAGCGGCGCGGTGGGCTATATGCAGTTCTACGACCACAATGCGGTCTCGGAGGCGGCGCTGGTCAGCGCCATCACCACCTTTAAATCGGCCGGCGTGCAAGACCTGGTGCTGGACATGCGCTACAACGGCGGCGGCTTGCTGAGCGTCGCCGGCGAGCTGGCCTACATGATCGCGGGCCCGGAGGCGACCAGCGGCAAGAGCTTCGAGAGGCTGATCGCCAACGATAAGCTGAACGACCGCACGCCGAGCCGCTTCCCCACCACCGCCGCCGGCCTGGCGCCGGCGTTGCTGAAGAAGGGCACGGTGCTGCCCTACCTGGGCCTCAAGCGCGTGACGGTATTGACCACGCCCGGTACCTGTTCGGCCAGCGAGTCCGTCATCAACGGCTTGCGCGGGATCGACATCGAAGTGAACCTGATCGGCGGCGAGACCTGCGGCAAACCGTATGCCTTCGTGCCGGCGCCGAATTGCGGCACCACCTATTTCGCGATCCAGCTGCAGGGCGTGAACGACAAGGGCTTCGGCGACTATGCGGACGGCTTCAAGCCCACCTGCGCCGCCGTCGACGACCTGGCGCGCGAGGTCGGCGATCCGTCCGAGAGCTTGCTGGCGACGGCGCTCAGCTATCGCGCCAACGGCGTGTGCCCGGTCACGCCGCTACGCAACCGCACGCCATCCGGCGCCATGCAGCTGGTGCGGCCGCAGGTAAAGGAAATCTCCATCCTCGGGCGCTAG
- a CDS encoding transposase, which yields MTRPLRIEYSGALYHVTARGDRRGAIYRSDSDRLVWLAMLGETCSRFNFMVHAYCQMTNHYHILVETVDGRLSGGMRYLNGNYSQYFNRTHDLVGHVYQGRYTAILCQGDVYLQELARYIELNPVRAKLRSFPEEWPWSSHRAKVGFGDAPTWLQSDLVLAHFANTRHAAQLAYQQFVLSGIGGPNPLVPVKNQMLLGDDKFCQRFAGSEVPGDPAEIARTQRRAIAHPLPNYFTQYRDPKEAMARAYLSLGYPMPEIARFARVSVKTVSRAVANFLQRDLEKNQK from the coding sequence ATGACTCGACCTCTACGAATCGAATACAGCGGCGCCCTCTACCACGTCACTGCACGTGGCGACAGGCGAGGTGCTATTTACCGGTCTGACAGTGACCGCCTGGTATGGCTCGCCATGCTCGGGGAGACGTGCTCGCGCTTCAACTTCATGGTTCATGCCTACTGCCAGATGACCAACCACTACCACATACTCGTGGAAACAGTAGACGGTCGCCTGAGTGGCGGCATGCGTTACCTCAATGGAAACTATTCGCAGTATTTCAACCGCACGCACGACTTGGTCGGGCATGTCTACCAAGGACGCTACACGGCAATCCTCTGCCAGGGTGACGTCTATTTGCAGGAACTGGCCCGTTATATCGAGCTCAATCCCGTGCGGGCCAAGTTAAGGTCCTTCCCGGAGGAATGGCCATGGAGCAGCCACCGCGCGAAAGTTGGATTCGGCGATGCACCAACGTGGCTGCAGTCAGACCTAGTGCTGGCCCATTTCGCCAACACTCGGCATGCTGCGCAGCTGGCCTATCAGCAGTTTGTTTTATCAGGCATTGGTGGACCCAATCCACTTGTCCCGGTGAAAAATCAAATGCTCCTGGGCGACGACAAGTTTTGCCAGCGTTTCGCTGGTAGCGAGGTACCTGGCGACCCGGCCGAAATAGCGCGCACTCAACGACGGGCGATTGCTCATCCACTACCAAATTACTTCACGCAATATCGGGACCCGAAGGAGGCGATGGCGCGAGCCTACCTGTCTTTGGGATATCCCATGCCAGAGATTGCCCGCTTTGCGCGGGTTTCAGTAAAAACAGTTAGCCGCGCCGTAGCTAACTTTCTCCAGCGGGATCTTGAGAAAAATCAAAAGTGA
- a CDS encoding LysR family transcriptional regulator: MDRLKAMQTFVRIVEANSFTKAAETLDLPRAALTATIQKLEAFLGTQLLQRTTRRLSLTPDGADYFRKCQEILQAVEDAEGRYRDPHGAAGGQPRGKLRVELPGTFGRSVVVPHIAAFCRAYPEMELVVSLNEQVRDLTEEGLDCSLRVGVLQDSAMIGRSLGSMRCLTCASPEYLARHGVPQTWSDLRGHRGVLHFSGRTGRPYDWDFVVDGSVVTTEVQGAIAVSDADANVSCALQGMGLAQVARYQVRQHLASGALVEVLAATPPTAMPISLLYPQGRMSSPRLRVFAEWLAALLRDDADLQA, encoded by the coding sequence ATGGACAGACTGAAAGCCATGCAGACCTTCGTCCGCATCGTCGAAGCCAACAGCTTTACCAAGGCCGCCGAGACGCTGGACCTGCCGCGCGCCGCGCTGACGGCCACCATTCAGAAGCTGGAGGCCTTCCTCGGCACCCAGCTGCTGCAGCGGACCACGCGCCGCCTGTCGCTGACGCCGGACGGCGCCGACTACTTCCGCAAGTGCCAGGAGATCCTGCAGGCGGTGGAGGATGCCGAGGGCCGGTATCGCGATCCACATGGCGCCGCAGGCGGCCAGCCGCGCGGCAAGCTGCGGGTGGAGCTGCCCGGTACGTTCGGGCGCAGCGTGGTGGTGCCGCACATCGCTGCATTTTGCCGCGCCTATCCCGAGATGGAGCTGGTGGTCAGCCTGAACGAGCAGGTGCGCGACCTGACCGAGGAGGGCCTCGATTGTTCGCTGCGCGTGGGCGTGCTGCAGGATTCGGCCATGATCGGCCGTTCGTTGGGCAGTATGCGTTGTCTGACTTGTGCGTCGCCCGAGTATCTGGCGCGGCACGGCGTGCCGCAGACATGGAGCGATTTGCGCGGCCATCGCGGCGTGCTGCATTTCTCGGGCCGCACCGGCCGCCCTTACGACTGGGATTTCGTGGTCGATGGCAGCGTGGTGACCACGGAGGTGCAGGGCGCCATCGCCGTCAGCGACGCCGACGCCAATGTCAGCTGCGCGCTGCAGGGCATGGGACTGGCGCAGGTGGCGCGCTATCAGGTGCGGCAACACCTGGCTAGCGGCGCGCTGGTGGAGGTGCTGGCCGCGACGCCGCCCACCGCGATGCCGATCTCGCTGCTGTATCCGCAGGGCCGCATGTCGTCGCCGCGGCTGCGCGTGTTTGCCGAATGGCTGGCCGCGCTGCTGAGGGATGATGCGGATCTGCAGGCCTGA
- a CDS encoding TonB-dependent receptor, with protein MKIQLKLNPLAAGAIALLCGAAGPISAQAQTQEPVATTTPPAVVITGSRIPRAGTEGPSAVTVITGDDITKQGYRNVFDAVTNQTQNSGFVQGADYGNTFTPSANAISLRGLGPNHTLVLLNGRRMADFPIAYEGTVNFTNLANIPSSVVERIEILSGGASAVYGSDAVAGVVNIILKKQADGYDINVKAGGTSRGGGGDQRLQFTGGKSFDQLNTLFSVELLERDPLWSADRDFMASKDGVAPTSILGRKNVSTGKYVDLGDTCSSLGDLFGGSTVKYTAKAGSYCASPKVGPTYWTTQTKNSSQNVFGSANYELSPTTTLFAEALFGQNRSTQNTRGPSWTSRSLTDAYFWNQNTSAYEAWNRYISPEEIGGVQRYNRYWDDQASSLSFGARGLIPGTSWNYEAGYTASLYKSQDHRPRARANIDSFFLGQQLGVDKNGVAIYAPDPARLTRRLTPQEFDTITDNSVSNDKSWTNTLSLTANGDAFTLPAGPVKVAAVAELGKQGFSNAPDGRINQGYFNAATGADVTAGTRERYAAGVETNIPVIASVNATLAGRYDRYSFAGRNDGKFTYNGGVEWRPVSQLLVRGNYATSFRAPDMNYIYKARGTGYYSSTTDYYRCAKAGQQVADCDFANYSPGADYVQTGSKDLRSEKGRSRGFGVVWSPSADFDVTLDYWNIKIGDLVTNLSADTLLRDEAVCRIKGDLTSPTCADTIARIVRYPDNALNKPGEIKQILVNPINAAATNVDGIDVSAKYVLRSAAYGNVITKANYSKTLNKHSRQFAGDSLNDDLADLTNYDWRDKLNASVTWNVAQWSSTLFLQRYGKTPNAAGDAYLTPTTLVNASVVYRLNQRTTLSVAVNNLFNKVKTDASAGWPYYPVGNYNPTGRQGWVELNYHFGS; from the coding sequence ATGAAAATACAATTGAAATTGAATCCGCTGGCGGCCGGTGCGATCGCACTGCTGTGCGGCGCTGCCGGCCCGATCTCGGCGCAGGCGCAGACTCAGGAACCGGTGGCGACTACCACGCCGCCGGCCGTCGTGATCACCGGCTCGCGTATCCCGCGCGCCGGTACTGAAGGCCCTTCGGCTGTTACCGTCATCACCGGCGATGACATCACCAAGCAGGGCTACCGCAACGTCTTCGATGCGGTCACCAATCAGACCCAGAACAGCGGCTTCGTGCAGGGCGCCGATTACGGCAATACCTTTACTCCGTCGGCCAACGCCATCAGCCTGCGCGGCCTCGGCCCGAACCATACGCTGGTGCTGCTGAACGGCCGCCGCATGGCCGATTTTCCGATCGCCTACGAGGGCACGGTTAACTTCACCAACCTCGCCAACATTCCTTCGAGCGTCGTTGAACGCATCGAGATCCTGAGCGGCGGCGCGTCCGCCGTCTACGGCTCCGATGCCGTCGCCGGCGTGGTCAACATCATCCTGAAAAAACAGGCCGATGGTTATGACATCAATGTGAAAGCCGGCGGCACTTCGCGCGGCGGCGGCGGCGATCAGCGTTTGCAGTTCACCGGCGGGAAGTCTTTCGATCAGCTCAATACGCTGTTCAGCGTCGAGCTGCTCGAACGCGATCCGCTGTGGAGCGCCGACCGCGATTTCATGGCCAGCAAGGATGGCGTGGCGCCCACCTCCATCCTCGGCCGCAAGAACGTCAGCACCGGTAAGTACGTCGATCTCGGCGACACCTGCTCGTCGCTCGGCGATCTGTTCGGCGGCAGCACCGTTAAGTACACCGCCAAAGCAGGCAGCTATTGCGCCAGCCCGAAAGTCGGTCCGACCTATTGGACCACGCAGACCAAGAACAGCAGCCAGAATGTCTTCGGCAGCGCCAATTACGAGCTGTCGCCGACCACCACGCTGTTCGCCGAGGCGCTGTTCGGCCAGAATCGCAGCACCCAGAATACGCGCGGTCCGTCGTGGACTTCGCGCTCGCTGACCGATGCCTATTTCTGGAACCAGAACACCAGCGCCTACGAGGCCTGGAACCGTTACATCTCGCCGGAGGAAATCGGCGGCGTGCAGCGCTACAACCGCTATTGGGACGATCAGGCCAGTTCCCTGTCGTTCGGCGCGCGTGGCCTGATTCCCGGCACCTCCTGGAATTATGAAGCCGGCTACACCGCATCGCTGTACAAGAGCCAGGACCATCGCCCGCGTGCGCGGGCGAATATCGATAGCTTCTTCCTCGGCCAGCAACTGGGCGTGGACAAGAACGGCGTGGCGATCTATGCACCCGATCCGGCCCGCCTGACCAGGCGCTTGACGCCGCAGGAGTTCGATACCATCACCGATAACTCCGTCAGCAACGACAAGTCCTGGACCAATACCCTGAGCCTGACCGCCAACGGCGACGCCTTCACGCTGCCTGCCGGCCCGGTCAAGGTGGCGGCGGTTGCGGAGCTGGGCAAGCAGGGCTTTTCGAATGCGCCGGATGGCCGCATCAACCAGGGCTATTTCAACGCCGCCACCGGCGCCGACGTCACCGCCGGCACCCGCGAGCGCTATGCCGCCGGCGTGGAGACCAATATCCCGGTGATCGCGTCCGTCAACGCCACGCTGGCCGGACGCTATGACCGCTACAGCTTCGCCGGCCGCAACGACGGCAAGTTCACCTACAACGGCGGCGTCGAGTGGCGTCCCGTGTCGCAGCTGCTGGTACGCGGTAATTACGCCACCAGTTTCCGCGCCCCGGACATGAACTATATCTACAAGGCGCGCGGCACCGGCTACTATTCGTCCACCACCGATTACTATCGCTGCGCCAAGGCCGGCCAGCAGGTGGCCGACTGCGATTTCGCCAATTACTCGCCAGGCGCTGATTATGTGCAGACCGGCAGCAAGGACCTGCGTTCCGAGAAGGGCCGCTCGCGTGGCTTCGGTGTGGTGTGGTCGCCAAGCGCGGACTTCGATGTGACGCTGGACTATTGGAACATCAAGATCGGTGACCTGGTCACCAACCTGAGCGCCGATACCCTGCTGCGCGATGAGGCAGTTTGCCGCATCAAGGGCGACCTGACCTCGCCGACCTGCGCCGATACCATCGCGCGCATCGTTCGCTATCCGGACAATGCGCTGAACAAGCCGGGCGAGATCAAGCAGATCCTGGTCAATCCGATCAATGCGGCCGCCACCAATGTGGACGGCATCGATGTCTCGGCCAAGTACGTGCTGCGCAGCGCCGCCTATGGCAATGTGATCACCAAGGCCAATTACTCGAAGACCTTGAACAAGCATTCGCGCCAGTTCGCCGGCGATAGCTTGAACGACGATCTGGCGGATCTGACCAATTACGATTGGCGCGATAAGCTGAACGCCAGCGTGACCTGGAACGTGGCGCAGTGGTCGAGCACCTTGTTCCTGCAGCGTTACGGCAAAACCCCAAACGCCGCCGGCGACGCTTACCTGACGCCGACCACCCTGGTCAACGCCAGCGTGGTATATCGCTTGAACCAGCGCACCACCTTGTCCGTCGCGGTGAATAACCTGTTCAACAAGGTGAAGACCGACGCCAGCGCCGGGTGGCCGTACTACCCGGTCGGTAACTACAACCCGACCGGCCGCCAGGGCTGGGTCGAGCTGAATTACCACTTCGGCAGTTAA